A DNA window from Melanotaenia boesemani isolate fMelBoe1 chromosome 6, fMelBoe1.pri, whole genome shotgun sequence contains the following coding sequences:
- the atp8b2 gene encoding phospholipid-transporting ATPase ID isoform X3 — MTVLKDIPEKWFPLVLPFNRKKKERVHGRKSKKKQTEEERKVKANDREYNEKFQYASNCIMTSKYNVITFLPVNLFEQFQEVANTYFLFLLILQLIPQISSLSWFTTIVPLALVLSITAVKDATDDYFRHKSDNQVNNRQSQVLIRGSLQNEKWMNVRVGDIIKLENNQFVAADLLLLSSSEPHGLCYIETAELDGETNMKVRQSVSVTAELGDPNNLASFDGEVVCEPPNNKLDRFCGTLYWRDKKYTLTNQNMLLRGCVLRNTEACYGLVIFAGPDTKLMQNSGRTKFKRTSIDRLMNTLVLWIFGFLVCMGVILAVGNAVWEREVGSLFQSYLPWDPPVDNFLFSAFLSFWSYVIILNTVVPISLYVSVEVIRLGHSYFINWDQQMFCSQCNTAAEARTTTLNEELGQVEYIFSDKTGTLTQNIMSFNKCSINGQHYGEVTDPLGTQPKRLDFTPFNPLADPDFCFYDEKLLESVKVGDSHTQEFFRLLSLCHTVMSEEKTEGELVYKAQSPDEGALVTAARNFGFVFRSRTPGTITTTEMGQTVTYSLLAILDFNNIRKRMSVIVRNPEGRIRLYCKGADTVLLERLHPCNQELMTITSDHLNEYAADGLRTLAVAYRDLSEDEWEAWSESHRFADKATDYREDRLAAAYDKIEQDMMLLGATAIEDKLQEGVPETIAVLSLANIKIWVLTGDKQETAVNIGYSCKMLTDEMTEVFIISGHTVQGVRQDLRRARERMIELSRARDGGKADGMEGWAEAHFMGNGYKEGQGGDGAAEGREGKQLQCTPVPLPPTHVIDSISGEFALVISGHSLAHALEADMEAEFVSTACACKAVICCRVTPLQKAQVVEVIKKHKKAVTLAVGDGANDVSMIKSAHIGVGISGQEGIQAVLASDYSFAQFRFLQRLLLVHGRWSYLRMCRFLCYFFYKNFAFTMVHFWFGFFCGFSAQDVPDQRSLEYPKLYEPGQLNLLFNKREFFICITQGIYTSVVLFFVPYTMLSDATQSTGVPLADYQTFAVTTATALVIVVSVQIALDTGFWTVINHVFVWGSVGAYFTIMFALHSQTLFRIFPSQFHFVGSAQSTLLQPVVWLTIALAAAICIVPVLAFRFLKLDLKPQLSDTVRYTQLVRKKRRKPAGCSTGGAWRGAGSLSEGRLSTRGGSRRSGYAFAHQEGFGELITSGKNMRLSSLALASFASRHSSSWIDTLRRKKNIQTHTPSCASGECSPMPSSVTGSVPPLSNSSSVLGGSLETPIEEETVSTPALNMQTDPSSFIQTPAALASSSVAAAPQGSAQAVSADILTTTTVRPHGIDSAGGVTFSLGTVQEGLFGCRSITSSTSASNSPSPTSVERETSHIE; from the exons atgacagttttaaaaGACATCCCGGAGAAATGGTTTCCATTGGTTCTCCCAttcaacagaaagaaaaaggaaagagttCATGGAAGGAAATCGAAAAAAAAGCAGACAG aggaggagagaaaggtCAAAGCCAATGACAGAGAATACAACGAAAAGTTTCAGTATGCG AGTAACTGCATCATGACATCAAAGTACAACGTCATCACTTTTCTGCCTGTCAACTTGTTTGAGCAGTTCCAGGAAGTAGCCAATACCTACTTCCTATTCCTGCTCATATTACAG TTGATACCTCAAATCTCCTCCCTGTCTTGGTTCACAACCATCGTGCCTTTAGCTCTGGTGCTGAGCATCACTGCAGTAAAGGATGCAACAGATGACTAT TTTCGCCACAAGAGCGACAACCAGGTGAACAATCGTCAGTCTCAGGTCCTCATCAGAGGCTC GCTGCAGAATGAAAAGTGGATGAATGTTCGAGTGGGTGATATAATTAAACTGGAAAACAACCAGTTTGTGGCA GCTGACCTGCTCCTGTTGTCGAGCAGTGAACCTCACGGGCTGTGTTACATTGAGACAGCCGAGCTTGACGG AGAGACCAATATGAAGGTGCGTCAGTCTGTCTCGGTGACAGCTGAGCTTGGTGACCCGAACAACTTGGCTTCATTTGACG GCGAGGTGGTGTGTGAGCCTCCAAACAACAAGCTGGACCGTTTTTGCGGGACACTGTACTGGAGAGACAAGAAATACACCCTGACTAACCAGAACATGCTGCTCAGAGGATGTGTCCTCCGCAACACTGAGGCCTGCTATGGCCTGGTCATctttgcag GCCCGGATACAAAGCTAATGCAGAACAGCGGACGCACCAAATTTAAGCGTACAAGCATCGATCGCCTAATGAACACTCTGGTCCTCTGG ATTTTTGGCTTTCTGGTGTGTATGGGTGTGATCCTGGCCGTGGGTAATGCCGTATGGGAGAGAGAGGTGGGATCATTGTTTCAGAGCTACCTGCCCTGGGACCCTCCTGTGGATAATTTCCTGTTCTCAGCCTTCCTCTCATTTTGGTCCTATGTCATCATTCTCAACACAGTGGTGCCAATCTCTCTTTATGTCAG TGTGGAGGTGATCAGGCTGGGCCACAGCTACTTCATTAATTGGGACCAGCAGATGTTCTGCTCACAGTGTAATACAGCAGCTGAGGCCAGGACCACCACTTTGAACGAGGAGCTGGGCCAG GTTGAGTACATTTTCAGTGACAAGACTGGAACTCTCACTCAGAACATCATGAGCTTCAACAAATGCTCCATCAATGGACAACATTATG GTGAAGTAACAGATCCACTGGGAACACAGCCAAAG AGGCTGGACTTCACTCCCTTCAACCCCCTGGCGGACCCGGACTTCTGCTTTTATGACGAGAAGCTTCTGGAATCGGTGAAAGTGGGGGACTCGCACACTCAAGAGTTTTTCCGTCTGCTCTCCCTTTGTCACACCGTTATGAGTGAGGAGAAGACCGAGG GAGAGCTCGTTTATAAGGCTCAGTCTCCAGATGAGGGCGCCCTGGTGACGGCAGCTCGAAACTTCGGCTTTGTGTTCCGCTCTCGAACACCTGGGACGATTACCACCACAGAGATGGGCCAAACTGTCACCTACTCGCTGCTCGCCATATTGGACTTCAACAACATACGCAAGAGGATGTCTGTTATAG tgcGTAATCCAGAGGGCAGGATCCGTCTGTACTGTAAAGGAGCTGATACTGTTCTGCTAGAGAGACTCCACCCCTGTAACCAGGAATTGATGACTATCACCTCAGACCACCTTAAT gagTACGCAGCGGATGGGTTGCGGACACTTGCTGTGGCCTACAGGGACCTTTCGGAGGACGAGTGGGAGGCTTGGTCGGAGAGCCACCGCTTCGCCGACAAGGCCACGGACTACAGGGAAGACAGACTGGCTGCAGCTTATGACAAGATAGAACAAGATATGATG cTCCTAGGTGCCACAGCTATAGAGGACAAGCTACAGGAAGGTGTCCCAGAGACCATTGCTGTGCTCTCTCTGGCCAACATCAAGATCTGGGTTCTCACTGGAGACAAGCAGG AAACAGCCGTCAACATAGGTTACTCATGTAAGATGCTGACAGATGAAATGACCGAGGTGTTCATCATCAGTGGACACACAGTCCAGGGTGTACGACAAGATCTCAG GAGGGCGAGAGAAAGGATGATTGAGCTGTCACGAGCCAGAGATGGGGGGAAAGCGGACGGGATGGAAGGATGGGCAGAGGCACATTTCATGGGTAACGGGTACAaagaaggacaaggaggagatgGTGCTGCTGaaggaagagaaggaaaacaGCTACAGTGCACTCCTGTCCCTTTACCTCCCACTCATGTAATAGACAGCATCTCTGGAGAATTTGCCCTCGTAATCAGTGGTCACAGTCTG GCTCATGCACTCGAAGCAGACATGGAGGCAGAGTTTGTCTCAACGGCATGTGCTTGCAAAGCAGTGATCTGCTGCAGGGTCACCCCTCTCCAAAAAGCTCAGGTGGTGGAAGTCatcaagaaacacaagaaggCTGTCACACTGGCTGTAGGAGATGGCGCTAACGATGTTAGCATGATCAAAA GTGCTCATATTGGAGTCGGTATTTCTGGTCAGGAGGGGATCCAGGCCGTGTTGGCTAGCGATTACTCCTTCGCCCAGTTCCGCTTCCTCCAACGCCTCCTCCTCGTCCACGGCCGCTGGTCCTACCTCCGCATGTGCCGTTTCCTCTGCTATTTCTTCTACAAGAACTTTGCCTTCACCATGGTGCACTTCTGGTTTGGCTTCTTCTGTGGCTTCTCTGCCCAG GATGTTCCAGATCAGAGAAGTCTGGAGTATCCTAAACTCTATGAGCCCGGACAGCTCAACCTCCTCTTTAACAAGAGAGAGTTCTTCATCTGCATCACCCAGGGCATTTACACCTCAGTGGtgcttttttttgtcccttACACCATGCTGTCCGATGCCACTCAGAGCACTGGAGTGCCTCTCGCCGACTACCAGACATTTGCAGTCACCACAGCAACAGCGCTGGTTATAGTGGTGAGTGTACAG ATTGCTCTTGATACTGGCTTTTGGACAGTCATTAaccatgtgtttgtgtggggcTCCGTGGGCGCCTATTTCACCATCATGTTTGCTCTGCACAGCCAAACCCTCTTCAGGATCTTTCCCAGTCAGTTCCACTTCGTAG GTAGTGCCCAGAGCACATTACTGCAGCCTGTCGTGTGGTTAACTATTGCGCTTGCAGCAGCAATATGCATAGTTCCAGTTTTGGCATTCCGCTTCCTCAAACTGGACCTCAAGCCTCAGCTCTCAGACACC gtaCGTTACACTCAGTTGGTGCGAAAGAAGAGACGGAAGCCGGCAGGTTGCAGCACCGGAGGTGCCTGGCGTGGTGCAGGCAGTTTGTCAGAAGGCCGTCTGAGCACTCGCGGTGGCTCCAGGAGGTCAGGGTACGCCTTTGCTCACCAAGAAGGTTTCGGAGAGCTGATCACTTCAGGAAAAAACATGAGACTCTCCTCTTTGGCCCTGGCTTCCTTTGCCTCCAGACACAGCTCCAGTTGGATCGACACACTCcgcagaaagaaaaatattcagacTCACACACCATCATGTGCTTCAGGGGAGTGCAGCCCGATGCCCAGCAGTGTCACCGGGTCGGTTCCACCACTTTCAAACTCTTCTTCTGTTCTGGGCGGCTCACTAGAAACGCCTATTGAGGAGGAAACAGTCTCAACACCAGCTCTGAACATGCAGACTGACCCTTCATCTTTCATACAAACCCCAGCAGCTTTAGCATCATCTTCAGTGGCAGCTGCACCTCAGGGCTCAGCTCAAGCCGTTAGTGCTGATATCTTAACCACTACTACAGTGAGACCCCATGGGATAGACTCTGCTGGAGGCGTGACATTCTCTCTGGGGACTGTGCAG GAAGGTCTCTTTGGATGCAGGAGTATCACCTCTAGTACCAGTGCATCCAACAGTCCAAGCCCAACCTCTGTTGAGAGGGAAACCAGCCATATTGAGTAA
- the atp8b2 gene encoding phospholipid-transporting ATPase ID isoform X2, which yields MFRKTPPPEEERKVKANDREYNEKFQYASNCIMTSKYNVITFLPVNLFEQFQEVANTYFLFLLILQLIPQISSLSWFTTIVPLALVLSITAVKDATDDYFRHKSDNQVNNRQSQVLIRGSLQNEKWMNVRVGDIIKLENNQFVAADLLLLSSSEPHGLCYIETAELDGETNMKVRQSVSVTAELGDPNNLASFDGEVVCEPPNNKLDRFCGTLYWRDKKYTLTNQNMLLRGCVLRNTEACYGLVIFAGPDTKLMQNSGRTKFKRTSIDRLMNTLVLWIFGFLVCMGVILAVGNAVWEREVGSLFQSYLPWDPPVDNFLFSAFLSFWSYVIILNTVVPISLYVSVEVIRLGHSYFINWDQQMFCSQCNTAAEARTTTLNEELGQVEYIFSDKTGTLTQNIMSFNKCSINGQHYGEVTDPLGTQPKRLDFTPFNPLADPDFCFYDEKLLESVKVGDSHTQEFFRLLSLCHTVMSEEKTEGELVYKAQSPDEGALVTAARNFGFVFRSRTPGTITTTEMGQTVTYSLLAILDFNNIRKRMSVIVRNPEGRIRLYCKGADTVLLERLHPCNQELMTITSDHLNEYAADGLRTLAVAYRDLSEDEWEAWSESHRFADKATDYREDRLAAAYDKIEQDMMLLGATAIEDKLQEGVPETIAVLSLANIKIWVLTGDKQETAVNIGYSCKMLTDEMTEVFIISGHTVQGVRQDLRRARERMIELSRARDGGKADGMEGWAEAHFMGNGYKEGQGGDGAAEGREGKQLQCTPVPLPPTHVIDSISGEFALVISGHSLAHALEADMEAEFVSTACACKAVICCRVTPLQKAQVVEVIKKHKKAVTLAVGDGANDVSMIKSAHIGVGISGQEGIQAVLASDYSFAQFRFLQRLLLVHGRWSYLRMCRFLCYFFYKNFAFTMVHFWFGFFCGFSAQTVYDQYFITLYNIVYTSLPVLAMGIFDQDVPDQRSLEYPKLYEPGQLNLLFNKREFFICITQGIYTSVVLFFVPYTMLSDATQSTGVPLADYQTFAVTTATALVIVVSVQIALDTGFWTVINHVFVWGSVGAYFTIMFALHSQTLFRIFPSQFHFVGSAQSTLLQPVVWLTIALAAAICIVPVLAFRFLKLDLKPQLSDTVRYTQLVRKKRRKPAGCSTGGAWRGAGSLSEGRLSTRGGSRRSGYAFAHQEGFGELITSGKNMRLSSLALASFASRHSSSWIDTLRRKKNIQTHTPSCASGECSPMPSSVTGSVPPLSNSSSVLGGSLETPIEEETVSTPALNMQTDPSSFIQTPAALASSSVAAAPQGSAQAVSADILTTTTVRPHGIDSAGGVTFSLGTVQEGLFGCRSITSSTSASNSPSPTSVERETSHIE from the exons ATGTTCAGAAAGACACCTCCTCCAG aggaggagagaaaggtCAAAGCCAATGACAGAGAATACAACGAAAAGTTTCAGTATGCG AGTAACTGCATCATGACATCAAAGTACAACGTCATCACTTTTCTGCCTGTCAACTTGTTTGAGCAGTTCCAGGAAGTAGCCAATACCTACTTCCTATTCCTGCTCATATTACAG TTGATACCTCAAATCTCCTCCCTGTCTTGGTTCACAACCATCGTGCCTTTAGCTCTGGTGCTGAGCATCACTGCAGTAAAGGATGCAACAGATGACTAT TTTCGCCACAAGAGCGACAACCAGGTGAACAATCGTCAGTCTCAGGTCCTCATCAGAGGCTC GCTGCAGAATGAAAAGTGGATGAATGTTCGAGTGGGTGATATAATTAAACTGGAAAACAACCAGTTTGTGGCA GCTGACCTGCTCCTGTTGTCGAGCAGTGAACCTCACGGGCTGTGTTACATTGAGACAGCCGAGCTTGACGG AGAGACCAATATGAAGGTGCGTCAGTCTGTCTCGGTGACAGCTGAGCTTGGTGACCCGAACAACTTGGCTTCATTTGACG GCGAGGTGGTGTGTGAGCCTCCAAACAACAAGCTGGACCGTTTTTGCGGGACACTGTACTGGAGAGACAAGAAATACACCCTGACTAACCAGAACATGCTGCTCAGAGGATGTGTCCTCCGCAACACTGAGGCCTGCTATGGCCTGGTCATctttgcag GCCCGGATACAAAGCTAATGCAGAACAGCGGACGCACCAAATTTAAGCGTACAAGCATCGATCGCCTAATGAACACTCTGGTCCTCTGG ATTTTTGGCTTTCTGGTGTGTATGGGTGTGATCCTGGCCGTGGGTAATGCCGTATGGGAGAGAGAGGTGGGATCATTGTTTCAGAGCTACCTGCCCTGGGACCCTCCTGTGGATAATTTCCTGTTCTCAGCCTTCCTCTCATTTTGGTCCTATGTCATCATTCTCAACACAGTGGTGCCAATCTCTCTTTATGTCAG TGTGGAGGTGATCAGGCTGGGCCACAGCTACTTCATTAATTGGGACCAGCAGATGTTCTGCTCACAGTGTAATACAGCAGCTGAGGCCAGGACCACCACTTTGAACGAGGAGCTGGGCCAG GTTGAGTACATTTTCAGTGACAAGACTGGAACTCTCACTCAGAACATCATGAGCTTCAACAAATGCTCCATCAATGGACAACATTATG GTGAAGTAACAGATCCACTGGGAACACAGCCAAAG AGGCTGGACTTCACTCCCTTCAACCCCCTGGCGGACCCGGACTTCTGCTTTTATGACGAGAAGCTTCTGGAATCGGTGAAAGTGGGGGACTCGCACACTCAAGAGTTTTTCCGTCTGCTCTCCCTTTGTCACACCGTTATGAGTGAGGAGAAGACCGAGG GAGAGCTCGTTTATAAGGCTCAGTCTCCAGATGAGGGCGCCCTGGTGACGGCAGCTCGAAACTTCGGCTTTGTGTTCCGCTCTCGAACACCTGGGACGATTACCACCACAGAGATGGGCCAAACTGTCACCTACTCGCTGCTCGCCATATTGGACTTCAACAACATACGCAAGAGGATGTCTGTTATAG tgcGTAATCCAGAGGGCAGGATCCGTCTGTACTGTAAAGGAGCTGATACTGTTCTGCTAGAGAGACTCCACCCCTGTAACCAGGAATTGATGACTATCACCTCAGACCACCTTAAT gagTACGCAGCGGATGGGTTGCGGACACTTGCTGTGGCCTACAGGGACCTTTCGGAGGACGAGTGGGAGGCTTGGTCGGAGAGCCACCGCTTCGCCGACAAGGCCACGGACTACAGGGAAGACAGACTGGCTGCAGCTTATGACAAGATAGAACAAGATATGATG cTCCTAGGTGCCACAGCTATAGAGGACAAGCTACAGGAAGGTGTCCCAGAGACCATTGCTGTGCTCTCTCTGGCCAACATCAAGATCTGGGTTCTCACTGGAGACAAGCAGG AAACAGCCGTCAACATAGGTTACTCATGTAAGATGCTGACAGATGAAATGACCGAGGTGTTCATCATCAGTGGACACACAGTCCAGGGTGTACGACAAGATCTCAG GAGGGCGAGAGAAAGGATGATTGAGCTGTCACGAGCCAGAGATGGGGGGAAAGCGGACGGGATGGAAGGATGGGCAGAGGCACATTTCATGGGTAACGGGTACAaagaaggacaaggaggagatgGTGCTGCTGaaggaagagaaggaaaacaGCTACAGTGCACTCCTGTCCCTTTACCTCCCACTCATGTAATAGACAGCATCTCTGGAGAATTTGCCCTCGTAATCAGTGGTCACAGTCTG GCTCATGCACTCGAAGCAGACATGGAGGCAGAGTTTGTCTCAACGGCATGTGCTTGCAAAGCAGTGATCTGCTGCAGGGTCACCCCTCTCCAAAAAGCTCAGGTGGTGGAAGTCatcaagaaacacaagaaggCTGTCACACTGGCTGTAGGAGATGGCGCTAACGATGTTAGCATGATCAAAA GTGCTCATATTGGAGTCGGTATTTCTGGTCAGGAGGGGATCCAGGCCGTGTTGGCTAGCGATTACTCCTTCGCCCAGTTCCGCTTCCTCCAACGCCTCCTCCTCGTCCACGGCCGCTGGTCCTACCTCCGCATGTGCCGTTTCCTCTGCTATTTCTTCTACAAGAACTTTGCCTTCACCATGGTGCACTTCTGGTTTGGCTTCTTCTGTGGCTTCTCTGCCCAG ACGGTGTATGATCAGTACTTCATCACACTCTACAACATTGTGTACACCTCCCTCCCTGTGCTGGCCATGGGGATATTTGATCag GATGTTCCAGATCAGAGAAGTCTGGAGTATCCTAAACTCTATGAGCCCGGACAGCTCAACCTCCTCTTTAACAAGAGAGAGTTCTTCATCTGCATCACCCAGGGCATTTACACCTCAGTGGtgcttttttttgtcccttACACCATGCTGTCCGATGCCACTCAGAGCACTGGAGTGCCTCTCGCCGACTACCAGACATTTGCAGTCACCACAGCAACAGCGCTGGTTATAGTGGTGAGTGTACAG ATTGCTCTTGATACTGGCTTTTGGACAGTCATTAaccatgtgtttgtgtggggcTCCGTGGGCGCCTATTTCACCATCATGTTTGCTCTGCACAGCCAAACCCTCTTCAGGATCTTTCCCAGTCAGTTCCACTTCGTAG GTAGTGCCCAGAGCACATTACTGCAGCCTGTCGTGTGGTTAACTATTGCGCTTGCAGCAGCAATATGCATAGTTCCAGTTTTGGCATTCCGCTTCCTCAAACTGGACCTCAAGCCTCAGCTCTCAGACACC gtaCGTTACACTCAGTTGGTGCGAAAGAAGAGACGGAAGCCGGCAGGTTGCAGCACCGGAGGTGCCTGGCGTGGTGCAGGCAGTTTGTCAGAAGGCCGTCTGAGCACTCGCGGTGGCTCCAGGAGGTCAGGGTACGCCTTTGCTCACCAAGAAGGTTTCGGAGAGCTGATCACTTCAGGAAAAAACATGAGACTCTCCTCTTTGGCCCTGGCTTCCTTTGCCTCCAGACACAGCTCCAGTTGGATCGACACACTCcgcagaaagaaaaatattcagacTCACACACCATCATGTGCTTCAGGGGAGTGCAGCCCGATGCCCAGCAGTGTCACCGGGTCGGTTCCACCACTTTCAAACTCTTCTTCTGTTCTGGGCGGCTCACTAGAAACGCCTATTGAGGAGGAAACAGTCTCAACACCAGCTCTGAACATGCAGACTGACCCTTCATCTTTCATACAAACCCCAGCAGCTTTAGCATCATCTTCAGTGGCAGCTGCACCTCAGGGCTCAGCTCAAGCCGTTAGTGCTGATATCTTAACCACTACTACAGTGAGACCCCATGGGATAGACTCTGCTGGAGGCGTGACATTCTCTCTGGGGACTGTGCAG GAAGGTCTCTTTGGATGCAGGAGTATCACCTCTAGTACCAGTGCATCCAACAGTCCAAGCCCAACCTCTGTTGAGAGGGAAACCAGCCATATTGAGTAA